In a single window of the Pseudoxanthomonas sp. F37 genome:
- the proB gene encoding glutamate 5-kinase: protein MPASSPTFAEQPLPAWRRAVLKVGSSLLAAEGEGLSPRHALNLAQFVSSSIAAGREVVIVSSGAVAAGRGLLHRKPQAGAAMAERQALAALGQAQLIALWQRFFDRPVAQVLLTHDDLRNRRRYLNARATLQELLALGALPVVNENDTVSVDELKLGDNDNLAAVVAALVDADALFIATDIDGFYTANPRTHADARPIMDVQALTPEFFAMAGGAGSGAGTGGMHTKLEAAAKAAAAGIETFLFNGTRAGTLSALSRGALLGTRFRPAQNRLAARKYWLRNVPVEAGAIVVDAGAASAMGQKGASLLPGGVITAEGDFRRGDMVELALRDDVGQRRIARGVSQYSAVDIRRIARRHSREIEGILGYTYGENVVHRDDLVLL, encoded by the coding sequence ATGCCCGCCTCGTCGCCTACGTTCGCAGAACAGCCCTTGCCGGCCTGGCGCCGTGCCGTGCTCAAGGTCGGCAGCAGCCTGCTGGCGGCCGAGGGCGAGGGGCTCAGTCCGCGCCATGCGCTGAACCTGGCGCAGTTCGTGTCGTCCAGCATCGCAGCCGGGCGCGAGGTGGTGATCGTCTCGTCCGGGGCGGTGGCGGCGGGCCGCGGCCTGCTGCACCGCAAGCCGCAGGCCGGCGCCGCGATGGCCGAACGGCAGGCGCTGGCGGCGCTGGGACAGGCGCAGCTGATCGCCCTGTGGCAGCGCTTCTTCGATCGGCCGGTGGCGCAGGTGCTGCTGACCCACGACGACCTGCGCAACCGGCGTCGCTACCTCAACGCGCGCGCCACGCTGCAGGAACTGCTGGCGCTGGGCGCGTTGCCCGTGGTCAACGAGAACGACACCGTGTCCGTCGATGAGCTCAAGCTGGGCGACAACGACAACCTGGCCGCGGTCGTCGCCGCGCTGGTGGATGCCGACGCCTTGTTCATCGCCACCGACATCGACGGCTTCTATACCGCCAATCCGCGCACGCACGCCGACGCGCGCCCGATCATGGATGTCCAGGCGCTGACGCCCGAGTTCTTCGCCATGGCCGGCGGCGCCGGCAGCGGCGCCGGCACCGGCGGCATGCACACCAAGCTGGAAGCCGCGGCGAAGGCCGCCGCCGCGGGCATCGAGACCTTCCTGTTCAACGGCACGCGGGCGGGCACGCTGTCGGCGTTGTCGCGCGGAGCATTGCTTGGCACGCGTTTCCGGCCCGCGCAGAACCGCCTGGCCGCGCGCAAGTACTGGTTGCGCAACGTGCCGGTGGAGGCCGGTGCCATCGTGGTGGATGCCGGTGCGGCCAGCGCGATGGGGCAGAAGGGGGCGTCGCTGCTGCCGGGCGGCGTGATCACGGCGGAGGGCGACTTCCGCCGCGGCGACATGGTCGAACTGGCGCTGCGCGATGACGTCGGCCAACGGCGCATCGCACGCGGCGTCAGCCAGTATTCGGCGGTGGACATCCGCCGCATCGCGCGGCGCCATTCGCGCGAGATCGAAGGCATACTCGGTTATACCTATGGCGAGAACGTCGTGCATCGCGACGACCTGGTGCTGTTGTGA
- the argC gene encoding N-acetyl-gamma-glutamyl-phosphate reductase translates to MSTPKTVGIVGARGHTGAELIRLIARHPRLELAFVSSRELDGQKVGDHIPEFAGDLRYQNLSHEQVGGKGADAVILALPNGKAAGLVAAIDAQAPGTVIVDLSADYRFDPYWYYGLPELTRQDYAGQTRISNPGCYATAMQLAIAPLRDRLAGPPQCFGVSGYSGAGTTPSDKNNTELLRDNLMPYALTDHMHEREVSRHLGVPVEFMPHVAPHFRGITMTVNLWLQQAMKIEDVRALYRERYAAEPLVRILDEAPWVSRIAGRHGVEIGGFTLAPGGKRLVVVATLDNLLKGAATQAMQNLNLAFGFEELEGVPL, encoded by the coding sequence ATGAGTACCCCCAAGACCGTCGGCATCGTCGGCGCCCGCGGCCACACCGGCGCCGAGCTGATCCGCCTGATCGCCCGCCATCCGCGCCTTGAGCTGGCGTTCGTGTCCTCGCGCGAGCTCGACGGACAGAAGGTCGGCGACCACATTCCCGAGTTCGCCGGCGATCTGCGCTACCAGAACCTGAGCCATGAGCAGGTCGGCGGCAAGGGCGCCGATGCGGTGATCCTGGCGCTGCCCAACGGCAAGGCCGCCGGGCTGGTGGCGGCCATCGACGCGCAGGCGCCCGGCACCGTTATCGTGGACCTGTCGGCGGACTACCGGTTCGATCCGTACTGGTATTACGGCCTGCCGGAACTGACCCGACAGGACTATGCCGGCCAGACGCGGATCAGCAACCCCGGCTGCTACGCCACCGCCATGCAGTTGGCCATCGCACCCCTGCGGGACCGGCTGGCCGGCCCGCCGCAGTGCTTCGGCGTGTCCGGTTACTCCGGCGCGGGTACCACGCCATCGGACAAGAACAATACCGAGCTGCTGCGCGACAACCTGATGCCTTACGCGCTGACCGACCACATGCACGAGCGCGAGGTCAGCCGCCACCTGGGCGTGCCGGTGGAGTTCATGCCGCACGTGGCGCCGCACTTCCGCGGCATCACCATGACCGTGAACCTGTGGCTGCAGCAGGCGATGAAGATCGAGGACGTCCGCGCGCTTTACCGCGAACGCTATGCGGCCGAGCCGCTGGTCCGCATCCTGGACGAGGCGCCCTGGGTCAGCCGCATCGCCGGCCGGCACGGCGTGGAGATCGGCGGCTTCACCCTGGCGCCGGGCGGCAAGCGCCTGGTCGTGGTCGCCACCCTGGACAACCTGCTGAAAGGTGCGGCGACGCAGGCCATGCAGAACCTCAACCTGGCCTTCGGCTTCGAAGAACTCGAAGGCGTGCCCTTGTAG
- a CDS encoding YciI family protein, which yields MGGAVTRYLVMAMRRPSFDEAVIAPHLAFLDDLRAAGQLEMTGGFSDRSGGAYVLVNVASVEEARAIAARDPLALTGTSDLTVYEWNTR from the coding sequence ATGGGAGGCGCTGTGACGCGCTATCTGGTCATGGCGATGCGGCGCCCGTCGTTCGACGAGGCGGTCATCGCGCCGCACCTCGCGTTCCTCGACGATCTGCGCGCCGCGGGGCAGTTGGAAATGACCGGCGGTTTCAGCGACAGGTCGGGAGGCGCGTACGTGCTGGTGAACGTGGCCTCGGTGGAGGAAGCGCGGGCGATCGCGGCCCGTGATCCGCTGGCGCTGACCGGCACCTCCGACCTCACCGTGTACGAATGGAACACCCGCTGA
- a CDS encoding glutamate-5-semialdehyde dehydrogenase, with amino-acid sequence MTDIKTLALQCRDASAAIASLPTEAKNALLRAMADALAADEAAILAANGRDLEAASAKGIGSAMLDRLRLDTARLQGIAAAVREVAELPDPVGQVTRAYDRPNGIHVQRVRVPLGVIAMIYEARPNVTADAAALCLKAGNAVILRGGSEAIHSNTAIAASLKRALRDAGLPEAVLTLVQDLRRETILELIQLSDIVDLVIPRGGEGLIRFVAEHARVPVIKHYKGVCHQYVDAGADEDLALALLLDGKVSRPSACNALETLLVHRDIAPGFLPKAAAALRARGVELRVDEAGRAWIPDAVAATEEDFAAEFLDLVLAIGVVDDLDAAIAHVRRHTSDHTEVIITRDPARADAFVHALRSAVVMVNASSRFSDGGELGLGAEIGISTTRLHSYGPMGLEALTVERFVVRGEGQVRHPGWLGADQGAK; translated from the coding sequence ATGACCGACATCAAGACGCTTGCGTTGCAATGCCGCGACGCGTCCGCCGCCATCGCGTCCCTGCCCACGGAAGCCAAGAACGCCCTGCTGCGCGCGATGGCGGACGCACTGGCGGCCGACGAAGCCGCGATCCTGGCCGCCAATGGGCGCGATCTCGAGGCAGCTTCGGCGAAAGGCATCGGGAGCGCCATGCTGGATCGCCTGCGCCTGGACACCGCGCGCCTGCAGGGCATCGCCGCTGCCGTGCGCGAGGTGGCGGAACTGCCGGACCCGGTCGGCCAGGTCACCCGCGCCTACGATCGCCCCAACGGCATCCACGTGCAGCGCGTGCGCGTGCCGCTGGGCGTGATCGCGATGATCTACGAGGCGCGCCCGAACGTGACGGCCGATGCCGCCGCACTGTGCCTGAAGGCCGGCAACGCGGTGATCCTGCGCGGCGGCTCGGAGGCGATCCATTCCAACACCGCCATCGCGGCATCGCTGAAGCGTGCGCTGCGCGATGCAGGACTGCCGGAGGCGGTACTGACGCTGGTCCAGGACCTGCGCCGGGAGACCATCCTGGAACTGATCCAGCTCAGCGACATCGTCGACCTGGTGATCCCGCGCGGCGGCGAGGGACTGATCCGCTTCGTGGCCGAGCACGCTCGCGTGCCGGTGATCAAGCATTACAAGGGGGTCTGCCACCAGTACGTGGATGCCGGCGCCGACGAGGACCTGGCGCTGGCGCTGCTGTTGGACGGCAAGGTTTCCCGGCCGTCGGCCTGCAACGCACTGGAGACCTTGCTGGTCCATCGCGACATCGCGCCGGGCTTCCTGCCGAAGGCGGCGGCCGCGCTGCGCGCGCGCGGCGTGGAACTGCGCGTGGACGAGGCGGGCAGGGCGTGGATACCGGATGCGGTGGCGGCGACCGAAGAGGACTTCGCCGCCGAATTCCTCGACCTGGTCCTCGCCATCGGCGTGGTCGACGACCTCGACGCCGCCATCGCGCACGTCCGCCGCCACACCTCGGACCATACCGAGGTGATCATCACCCGCGACCCGGCCCGTGCGGACGCGTTCGTGCATGCGCTGCGCTCGGCCGTGGTCATGGTGAATGCGTCCTCCCGCTTCTCGGACGGCGGCGAACTGGGGCTGGGCGCCGAAATCGGCATCTCGACCACCCGGCTGCATTCGTATGGCCCCATGGGCCTGGAGGCGCTGACCGTGGAGCGCTTCGTGGTGCGCGGCGAAGGACAGGTGCGCCACCCGGGATGGCTGGGGGCCGACCAGGGCGCAAAGTGA
- a CDS encoding GNAT family protein, with product MAIDDLPPAWREVPTLSGRHAQLEPMAPAHVDGLRAALAGDALAALWFTQVPTAARVDAYVDAALAAQADGRVLPFVVRDAQGRIVGSTRFYGMEADVPKLSIGYTWYAPDVQRTGVNTDTKRLLLTHAFETLHCISVVFETSWFNHRSRAAIARLGAKQDGVLRNHKRHTDGSPRDTVVFSIIDGEWPAVKRNLLAKLARHEQDSP from the coding sequence ATGGCGATCGACGACCTGCCGCCCGCATGGCGTGAGGTGCCCACCCTGTCGGGGCGGCACGCGCAGCTGGAACCGATGGCGCCCGCGCATGTCGACGGCCTGCGTGCGGCCCTGGCCGGCGACGCGCTCGCCGCGCTGTGGTTCACCCAGGTGCCGACGGCGGCGCGTGTGGACGCGTATGTGGACGCGGCGCTGGCGGCGCAGGCGGACGGGCGCGTGCTGCCGTTCGTGGTGCGCGATGCGCAGGGCCGCATCGTCGGCAGCACCCGCTTCTACGGGATGGAGGCGGACGTGCCCAAGCTCAGCATCGGCTATACCTGGTACGCGCCCGACGTGCAGCGCACCGGCGTCAACACCGACACCAAGCGGCTGTTGCTCACCCATGCCTTCGAGACGCTGCACTGCATCAGCGTGGTGTTCGAAACCAGCTGGTTCAACCACCGCTCGCGTGCCGCCATCGCCCGCTTGGGCGCGAAGCAGGACGGCGTGCTCCGCAACCACAAGCGTCACACCGACGGCTCGCCACGCGATACCGTCGTCTTCTCGATCATCGATGGCGAATGGCCGGCGGTGAAACGCAACCTGCTGGCCAAGCTGGCCCGGCACGAACAGGATTCCCCATGA
- a CDS encoding alpha/beta fold hydrolase — MNRPLHLALTLLVVVATQGCAVVSVKRHTGQGPAGDTRPSSTAYGSETNATLSIVGSASDECRANVESCASRLHQFEGVIGDQVQSALSEVYLGRALSMRCAATDPACGADRTDLLIESARNAYLYLLYGNEHSDRRAYRQRPIDVRNIYNRAVQEIALEAYRLAKEADPGTPISMGRGASISLVTGSAKRIPSELIPASELTFDGLRNTYTRDGFGADFVTVTDPHADADTPYLELNYQPITVVLEFDGRDADEVRSSRRMRLSLRDARLEPEVRLAGQGLPLAGNFSAAYGLWLARTDLMKLGMSGLLGRGVEGQDGPRVIMLEPYDPTRRVLILVHGLASSQEAWVNVANEVMGDPALRENFQIWQVVYPTRIPILVSRARIQSALNETFTRFDPDRTHVASHHAVLVGHSMGGVISRLMVSSSDDLLLDRLIGDLAPDPARLLANDTLRTYVQWTPLPPVSRAVFIAAPHRGTPFVDHRLRNLFGRLIRLPVDLMESFNAILPAESMDRQAIKSLGVHRPDNGVNELAEGSRFMRATATLPMAPALPFHSIIARKSQEGPLEQSSDGLVPYASAHLSGARSESVIVSGHSVQEMPEAILVLREILRTHLRDERKDD, encoded by the coding sequence ATGAACAGACCGCTCCATCTCGCACTGACCCTCCTGGTCGTGGTCGCGACACAGGGGTGCGCGGTCGTCTCCGTGAAGCGCCACACCGGGCAGGGGCCTGCCGGGGACACCAGGCCGTCCTCGACAGCCTACGGATCCGAGACAAATGCCACCCTCAGCATCGTCGGCTCCGCCTCGGACGAGTGCCGCGCGAATGTGGAATCCTGCGCCTCCCGCCTTCATCAGTTCGAAGGCGTCATCGGCGACCAGGTGCAATCGGCATTGTCCGAGGTGTATCTCGGCCGTGCCCTGTCCATGCGCTGCGCCGCTACCGACCCTGCGTGCGGAGCGGATCGCACGGACCTCCTGATCGAGAGCGCACGAAACGCCTACCTTTACCTGCTTTACGGGAATGAGCATTCCGACCGCCGGGCGTATCGTCAGCGTCCCATTGACGTGCGGAACATCTACAACCGCGCGGTACAGGAAATCGCATTGGAGGCGTACCGGCTGGCGAAGGAAGCCGATCCCGGCACGCCCATCTCCATGGGACGGGGGGCCTCCATCAGTCTGGTCACGGGCTCGGCCAAGCGCATTCCCAGCGAGCTCATCCCTGCGTCCGAGCTGACCTTTGACGGACTTCGCAACACCTACACGCGTGACGGTTTCGGCGCCGATTTCGTGACCGTGACGGATCCACACGCGGATGCGGACACGCCCTACCTGGAACTCAACTACCAACCCATCACCGTCGTCCTGGAGTTCGATGGCCGCGACGCCGATGAGGTACGGTCGTCACGACGGATGAGGCTGAGCTTGCGGGACGCGCGCCTGGAACCGGAGGTGCGGTTGGCCGGCCAAGGACTGCCCTTGGCCGGCAATTTTTCGGCCGCGTATGGTTTATGGCTGGCCCGGACGGATCTCATGAAACTCGGCATGTCGGGACTGCTGGGGCGTGGTGTAGAAGGCCAGGATGGGCCCCGCGTCATCATGTTGGAGCCCTACGACCCCACGCGCCGCGTTCTGATCCTGGTGCATGGGTTGGCCAGCAGCCAGGAGGCATGGGTCAACGTGGCCAATGAGGTCATGGGAGACCCTGCGCTGAGAGAGAACTTCCAGATATGGCAAGTCGTCTACCCCACGCGCATCCCGATCCTGGTCAGCCGGGCCCGCATACAGAGCGCCCTCAACGAGACCTTCACCCGCTTCGACCCTGACCGCACCCATGTGGCGAGCCACCATGCCGTGCTGGTGGGACACAGCATGGGCGGTGTCATTTCCAGACTGATGGTGTCATCCAGCGACGATCTACTTCTGGACCGTCTGATCGGCGACCTAGCCCCCGATCCTGCGCGCCTGCTTGCCAACGACACGCTGCGCACCTACGTCCAATGGACTCCCCTGCCGCCGGTCAGTCGCGCGGTCTTCATCGCCGCGCCCCATCGCGGCACTCCTTTCGTCGACCACCGCCTGCGCAATCTGTTCGGCCGGCTCATTCGGCTCCCCGTGGATCTCATGGAGAGCTTCAACGCCATTCTGCCGGCCGAAAGCATGGACCGCCAGGCCATCAAGTCGCTCGGGGTCCACCGACCGGACAACGGCGTGAACGAGCTCGCAGAGGGCTCCCGCTTCATGCGGGCAACGGCAACACTGCCCATGGCACCCGCCCTCCCCTTTCACAGCATCATCGCGCGCAAGTCACAGGAGGGCCCGCTGGAGCAATCGAGCGACGGCCTGGTGCCCTATGCGAGCGCTCATCTGTCCGGGGCCCGGAGCGAGTCGGTGATCGTGTCCGGGCATAGCGTCCAGGAGATGCCGGAGGCCATCCTGGTCTTGCGGGAAATCCTGAGAACCCACCTTCGCGACGAACGCAAGGACGACTAG
- a CDS encoding glycosyltransferase, translating into MYDVKTSLPPPDTSPPEPVAEPSWQSAGDAAPARRRFYVPVRVKYVLILLVSLAWAAMSVKLSQPWLNELSKPLGFGLALFVIAFIAYVPGFMNAFLIGSILSDRRPVLRRFDRLPEVCVLVACYNESENIADTLTSLARQDYPGEVEVVVIDDGSTDDSLAIARAMSAQLARPGLRIRVLAQPKNGGKSKALNRGLAETGQALVVTVDGDSYLRADALRKLVERFLSDPPGTVAVAGAVLVRNSRENWLTRSQEWDYFHGIAAVKRMQSMYHGTLVAQGAFSLYTRQALEGVGGWPECVGEDIVVSWALLETGARIGYCEEACLFTKVPTKVGQFARQRQRWSRGLMEAFARHGRLLMKPRMTTLFIWWNLLFLPLDLVYTFAFIPGIVLALFGYYWIAGIMTLLVLPLAALWNIVIFRVQSRMFKSQDLRVRRNVSGFVFYTLAYTMILQPVCVMGYAAELLRLRKTWGTK; encoded by the coding sequence ATGTACGACGTCAAGACATCTCTCCCGCCGCCGGACACCTCGCCGCCCGAACCTGTCGCCGAGCCGTCCTGGCAGTCCGCGGGCGATGCGGCGCCCGCGCGCCGACGTTTCTATGTGCCCGTGCGGGTGAAGTACGTCCTCATCCTGCTCGTCTCGCTGGCCTGGGCCGCGATGTCGGTGAAGCTGTCCCAGCCCTGGTTGAACGAGCTGTCCAAGCCGCTGGGCTTCGGGCTGGCGCTGTTCGTGATCGCCTTCATCGCCTACGTGCCCGGCTTCATGAATGCCTTCCTGATCGGCTCCATCCTGTCCGACCGCCGCCCGGTGCTGCGCAGGTTCGACCGTCTGCCCGAGGTCTGCGTGCTGGTCGCCTGCTACAACGAGAGCGAGAACATCGCCGATACCCTGACCAGCCTGGCGCGCCAGGACTATCCGGGCGAGGTGGAAGTGGTGGTGATCGACGACGGTTCCACCGACGACAGCCTGGCCATCGCCCGTGCGATGTCCGCCCAGCTCGCTCGCCCAGGCCTGCGGATCCGTGTGCTGGCGCAGCCGAAGAATGGCGGCAAGTCCAAGGCGCTGAACCGCGGTCTGGCCGAAACGGGCCAGGCGCTGGTGGTGACCGTGGACGGCGATTCCTACCTGCGCGCCGACGCGCTGCGCAAGCTGGTGGAACGCTTCCTGTCCGATCCGCCCGGCACGGTGGCCGTCGCCGGCGCGGTGCTGGTGCGCAACTCGCGCGAGAACTGGCTGACCCGCAGCCAGGAGTGGGACTACTTCCACGGCATCGCCGCGGTCAAACGCATGCAGAGCATGTACCACGGCACGCTGGTGGCGCAGGGCGCGTTCTCGCTCTACACCCGCCAGGCGCTGGAAGGCGTGGGCGGCTGGCCCGAATGCGTCGGCGAGGACATCGTGGTGTCGTGGGCGCTGCTGGAAACCGGCGCGCGCATCGGCTACTGCGAGGAAGCCTGCCTGTTCACCAAGGTGCCCACCAAGGTGGGCCAGTTCGCCCGCCAGCGCCAGCGCTGGTCGCGTGGCCTGATGGAGGCCTTCGCGCGCCATGGCCGCCTGCTGATGAAGCCGCGCATGACCACGCTGTTCATCTGGTGGAACCTGCTGTTCCTGCCGCTGGACCTGGTGTACACGTTCGCCTTCATTCCCGGCATCGTGCTGGCCTTGTTCGGCTATTACTGGATCGCCGGCATCATGACCTTGCTGGTGCTGCCGCTGGCGGCGCTGTGGAACATCGTCATCTTCCGGGTGCAGTCGCGCATGTTCAAAAGCCAGGACCTGCGGGTCCGGCGGAACGTCTCCGGCTTCGTGTTCTACACGCTGGCCTACACCATGATCCTGCAGCCGGTGTGCGTGATGGGCTACGCCGCCGAATTGCTGCGCCTGCGCAAGACCTGGGGTACCAAGTGA
- the argH gene encoding argininosuccinate lyase, with protein sequence MTNLLWQKPGVAVDAEIQRFLAGDDVVLDRAFFLHDIQASTAHAEGLQRIGILSGDELAGLKRELAILAEDFQRGDFVLDERFEDGHSAIEARLTERLGDAGRKIHTGRSRNDQILVATRLWLKEKLARVAVLSREIAKVALDRAQAERDLPIPGYTHIQRAVVSSAGMWWAGWAEAFIDNTVRARDTLKLVDANPLGTAAGYGVNLKLDREHTTAALGFARMQVSPLYAQLSRGKFELAALEALGGATLDLRRIAWDLSLFTSAEFGFVALPAQYTTGSSIMPNKRNPDVIELMRATHASVAAARMEIEQLLSLPSGYHRDLQASKGAIFHGFGRGLPALELLPALLANLEWRRDRLRAAIDSGMYATDVAVEAAVAGVPFREAYKAAAAAADSAGQGRTPEGSLAARTSPGAAADLRLDALLARWEAL encoded by the coding sequence ATGACGAATCTGTTGTGGCAGAAGCCCGGCGTGGCGGTGGACGCGGAGATCCAGCGTTTCCTCGCCGGCGACGACGTGGTGCTGGACCGCGCGTTCTTCCTGCACGACATCCAGGCCAGCACCGCGCATGCCGAAGGCCTGCAACGCATCGGCATCCTCTCCGGCGACGAGCTGGCCGGGCTGAAGCGCGAACTGGCGATCCTCGCCGAGGATTTCCAGCGCGGCGACTTCGTGCTGGACGAGCGTTTCGAGGATGGCCACTCCGCCATCGAGGCGCGGCTGACCGAACGCCTCGGCGACGCCGGCCGCAAGATCCATACCGGCCGCAGCCGCAACGACCAGATCCTGGTAGCCACGCGCTTGTGGCTGAAGGAAAAGCTCGCCCGCGTGGCGGTGCTGTCGCGCGAGATCGCCAAGGTGGCGCTGGACCGTGCGCAGGCCGAACGCGACCTGCCCATTCCGGGCTACACCCATATCCAGCGGGCCGTGGTGTCGTCCGCCGGCATGTGGTGGGCAGGCTGGGCGGAGGCCTTCATCGACAACACCGTGCGCGCGCGCGACACGCTGAAGCTGGTGGATGCCAATCCGCTGGGCACCGCGGCCGGCTACGGCGTCAACCTCAAGCTGGACCGCGAACACACCACCGCAGCGCTTGGCTTCGCGCGCATGCAGGTCAGCCCCCTCTACGCGCAGCTCTCGCGCGGCAAGTTCGAACTGGCCGCGCTGGAAGCCCTGGGCGGCGCCACGCTGGACCTGCGCCGCATCGCCTGGGACCTGTCGCTGTTCACCAGCGCGGAGTTCGGCTTCGTCGCGCTGCCGGCGCAGTACACCACCGGCAGTTCGATCATGCCGAACAAGCGCAACCCGGACGTCATCGAGCTGATGCGCGCCACCCACGCCAGCGTGGCGGCGGCGCGCATGGAGATCGAGCAGCTGCTGTCGCTGCCGTCCGGGTACCACCGCGACCTGCAGGCCAGCAAGGGCGCGATCTTCCACGGCTTCGGCCGCGGATTGCCCGCGCTGGAACTGTTGCCGGCGCTGCTGGCGAACCTGGAATGGCGCCGGGACCGCCTGCGTGCGGCCATCGATTCGGGCATGTACGCCACCGATGTCGCCGTGGAAGCGGCGGTGGCGGGGGTTCCGTTCCGCGAGGCCTACAAGGCGGCCGCCGCGGCCGCCGACAGCGCGGGGCAGGGGCGCACGCCGGAAGGCAGCCTGGCCGCGCGGACATCGCCGGGCGCCGCGGCGGATCTGCGCCTGGACGCGCTGCTCGCGCGATGGGAGGCGCTGTGA